A region from the Variovorax sp. RKNM96 genome encodes:
- a CDS encoding MBL fold metallo-hydrolase yields the protein MSQAKKFASQADMEEKKITFSQISEHAWAYTAEGDPNTGIVIGDDCVLVADTQATPAMAADVVRRIREVTDKPIKYVVLTHYHAVRVLGAAGYGAEHILASQDTRDLIVERGEADKASEIGRFPRLFQNVETVPPGLTWPTLTFTGKMTLWLGKLEVQLIQLGRGHTKGDTVVWLPAERTLLSGDLVEFGATPYAGDAYFQDWPQTLDNIAALKPAALVPGRGAALTTPAEVAEGLTGTRNFISDVYASVQEGVKAGRDLNTVYKDTYAKLKPKYSQWVIFDHCMPFDVSRAYDEASGHADPRVWTAQRDIDMWKALEG from the coding sequence ATGAGCCAAGCCAAGAAGTTCGCCAGCCAGGCCGACATGGAAGAGAAGAAGATCACCTTCAGCCAGATCTCCGAGCACGCCTGGGCCTACACCGCCGAGGGCGACCCGAACACCGGCATCGTGATCGGCGACGACTGCGTGCTGGTCGCCGATACGCAAGCCACCCCCGCCATGGCCGCCGACGTGGTGCGCCGCATCCGCGAAGTGACCGACAAGCCCATCAAATATGTGGTGCTCACCCACTACCACGCGGTGCGCGTGCTGGGCGCGGCGGGCTACGGCGCCGAACACATCCTCGCGAGCCAGGACACCCGCGACCTGATCGTCGAGCGCGGCGAGGCCGACAAGGCCAGCGAAATCGGCCGCTTCCCGCGCCTCTTCCAGAACGTCGAGACCGTGCCCCCGGGCCTGACCTGGCCCACCCTGACCTTCACCGGCAAGATGACGCTGTGGCTCGGCAAGCTCGAGGTGCAGCTGATCCAGCTGGGCCGCGGCCACACCAAGGGCGACACGGTCGTCTGGCTGCCCGCGGAGCGGACGCTGCTCTCGGGCGACCTGGTCGAGTTCGGCGCCACGCCGTACGCCGGCGACGCCTACTTCCAGGACTGGCCGCAGACGCTGGACAACATCGCCGCCCTGAAGCCCGCCGCGCTGGTGCCGGGCCGGGGCGCCGCGCTCACCACGCCGGCCGAGGTGGCCGAGGGCCTCACGGGCACGCGCAACTTCATCTCCGATGTGTATGCGAGCGTGCAGGAAGGCGTGAAGGCCGGGCGCGACCTGAACACGGTCTACAAGGACACCTACGCGAAGCTCAAGCCCAAGTACAGCCAGTGGGTGATCTTCGACCACTGCATGCCGTTCGATGTGAGCCGGGCGTATGACGAGGCCTCGGGGCACGCCGATCCCCGCGTGTGGACGGCGCAGCGCGACATCGACATGTGGAAGGCGCTGGAAGGCTGA
- a CDS encoding IclR family transcriptional regulator, translating to MTKDSSDTSDPPDTDRAAQRGIQSIEVGGQLLRALVHHGRPMALKDLAREADMTPAKAHPYMVSFGRLGLIEQDRASGHYLLGPLALQLGLISLQQADPVHIATPLLSPLAQQIGHTVALAVWGARGATIVRTAESPSPVHVNMRHGTVFSLTNTASGRIFAAYLDADAVRQLLEEERQRQKPRKGAAAEPAAPAGMPPVQPLPSWSDFERQLKEVREHGISRSDGEVIEGVSAMAAPVFDHTGAIVLAVTAIGPAGIFNTAWDGELSRALKACAGAVSQRLGAPAGPSDIRKTER from the coding sequence GTGACCAAGGACTCCAGCGATACCAGCGACCCCCCCGACACCGACCGCGCCGCCCAGCGCGGCATCCAGAGCATCGAGGTCGGCGGCCAGTTGCTGCGTGCGCTGGTGCACCACGGCCGGCCGATGGCGCTGAAGGACCTGGCGCGCGAGGCCGACATGACGCCCGCCAAGGCCCACCCCTACATGGTGAGCTTCGGGCGGCTGGGGCTCATCGAGCAGGACCGCGCCAGCGGCCACTATCTGCTCGGTCCGCTGGCCTTGCAACTGGGGCTCATCAGCCTGCAGCAGGCCGACCCGGTGCACATCGCCACCCCGCTGCTCAGCCCGCTGGCGCAGCAGATCGGGCACACGGTGGCGCTGGCGGTGTGGGGCGCGCGCGGCGCGACCATCGTGCGCACGGCCGAGTCGCCCTCGCCGGTGCATGTGAACATGCGGCACGGCACGGTGTTCTCGCTGACCAACACAGCCTCGGGCCGCATCTTCGCGGCCTACCTCGATGCCGACGCAGTGCGGCAACTGCTCGAAGAAGAACGCCAGCGCCAGAAGCCGCGCAAGGGCGCCGCCGCCGAGCCCGCGGCACCCGCCGGCATGCCGCCCGTGCAGCCGCTGCCGTCGTGGAGCGACTTCGAGCGCCAGCTGAAGGAAGTGCGCGAACACGGCATCAGCCGCTCCGACGGCGAGGTGATCGAGGGCGTGAGCGCCATGGCCGCGCCGGTGTTCGACCACACCGGCGCCATCGTGCTCGCCGTGACCGCCATCGGTCCGGCCGGCATCTTCAATACCGCGTGGGACGGCGAGCTCTCGCGCGCACTCAAGGCCTGCGCGGGCGCCGTGTCGCAGCGGCTCGGCGCGCCCGCCGGGCCTTCCGATATCCGAAAAACAGAGCGATGA
- a CDS encoding Sir2 family NAD-dependent protein deacetylase → MTRPDATGTTSSSSPLASAIALLRDARRIVVFSGAGLSRASGIPTYRDADGLWKNQNALQFSHAEDLKRDPAGFTKFWGQRMSVVESAAPNPGHRALAQLQRLRPATRLVTQNVDGLLTQAGGLDVLELHGSLRRWRCDHCGNRSGPWPFHRCLRCGSHARPDVVMFGEMLNPGVLLEAQVAAQESDLFMVVGSTTIVYPAAELPELAMARGSQLVTLNLEPLPHLDDVATVVLRGASEDLLPQLLAGMGA, encoded by the coding sequence ATGACGCGACCCGACGCAACCGGCACCACCTCTTCTTCTTCCCCGCTGGCATCCGCCATCGCGCTGCTGCGCGACGCCCGGCGCATCGTCGTCTTCTCGGGCGCCGGTTTGTCCCGTGCCTCAGGCATCCCGACCTACCGCGACGCGGACGGCCTCTGGAAGAACCAGAACGCCCTGCAGTTCTCGCACGCCGAAGACTTGAAGCGCGACCCGGCGGGCTTCACGAAGTTCTGGGGCCAGCGCATGTCGGTCGTCGAATCGGCCGCGCCCAACCCGGGCCACAGGGCGCTCGCGCAATTGCAGCGGCTGCGTCCGGCGACGCGTCTCGTCACGCAGAACGTCGACGGTCTCCTGACCCAGGCGGGCGGGCTCGACGTGCTTGAACTCCATGGGTCCCTGCGCCGCTGGCGCTGCGACCACTGCGGCAACCGCAGCGGCCCCTGGCCCTTTCACCGGTGCCTGCGCTGCGGCTCGCATGCGCGGCCCGATGTGGTGATGTTCGGCGAGATGCTCAACCCCGGCGTGCTGCTCGAGGCCCAGGTGGCGGCGCAGGAGTCGGACCTCTTCATGGTGGTCGGCAGCACGACCATCGTCTATCCGGCGGCCGAGCTGCCCGAGCTTGCGATGGCGCGTGGCAGCCAGCTCGTCACGCTGAACCTGGAGCCGCTGCCGCATCTGGACGACGTGGCGACGGTGGTGTTGCGGGGCGCTTCGGAAGACCTGCTGCCGCAATTGCTGGCGGGGATGGGCGCCTAG
- a CDS encoding pentapeptide repeat-containing protein, whose amino-acid sequence MSSLQIIQDHDKWRKGIGGAPAGLAGESDGNAYAGLDLNLVTFASSTFSGSSFTATTFVDAVWTSCQFSGCAFSRCDMQRIHISGCSFVGCTFDASQFKASTFRGCTFTRCNWTALNFDASHWSQVNLLTCSGRQVSATDLQGEQVDFTGSRFEDMQLTNARIN is encoded by the coding sequence ATGAGCTCTCTTCAAATCATCCAGGACCACGACAAATGGCGCAAAGGCATCGGCGGCGCGCCTGCCGGGCTGGCGGGCGAAAGCGACGGCAATGCCTATGCCGGCCTCGACCTCAACCTGGTCACCTTCGCATCCAGCACGTTCAGCGGCAGCAGCTTCACCGCAACCACCTTCGTGGATGCGGTCTGGACTTCATGCCAATTCAGCGGCTGCGCGTTCAGCCGGTGCGACATGCAGCGGATCCACATCAGCGGCTGTTCCTTCGTCGGCTGTACCTTCGACGCATCGCAATTCAAGGCCAGCACCTTCAGGGGCTGCACGTTCACCCGGTGCAACTGGACCGCGCTGAATTTCGATGCCAGCCATTGGTCGCAAGTGAACCTGCTGACATGCAGCGGCCGGCAAGTGAGCGCCACCGACCTGCAAGGCGAACAGGTCGACTTCACGGGCAGCCGGTTCGAAGACATGCAGCTCACCAACGCGCGCATCAACTGA
- a CDS encoding ABC-type transport auxiliary lipoprotein family protein, translating to MKTNTHSLAAVLAGIGFAAVLAGCGALPDKPARATLYDFGPGLAAAAATPAPAAAPLPTLALAEIESNTRLDGTQILYRLGYADVNELRPYGQSRWSQPPAQLLRQRLRDSLAERRMVLGPEESATISRSKGEVPDTLRISLDEFSHYFDSPTGSVGLVRLRATLIRGTTGGDRVLGQKTITVRRPAPSADAPGGVKALAAASDAAVAEVTQWMDALQRQPRQ from the coding sequence ATGAAGACAAACACCCACTCCCTCGCCGCGGTCCTCGCGGGCATCGGCTTTGCTGCAGTGCTTGCCGGCTGCGGCGCGCTGCCCGACAAGCCGGCGCGCGCAACGCTCTACGACTTCGGCCCCGGGCTTGCCGCGGCCGCTGCGACCCCTGCACCGGCCGCCGCGCCGCTTCCGACGCTGGCCCTGGCCGAGATCGAGAGCAACACGCGCCTGGACGGCACACAGATCCTCTACCGCCTCGGCTACGCGGACGTCAACGAGCTGCGCCCCTACGGCCAGTCGCGCTGGAGCCAGCCGCCCGCGCAACTGCTGCGCCAGCGGCTGCGCGACAGCCTTGCCGAGCGCCGCATGGTGCTCGGCCCGGAAGAGAGCGCGACCATTTCCCGCAGCAAGGGCGAAGTGCCCGACACGCTGCGCATTTCGCTCGATGAGTTCAGCCACTACTTCGACTCGCCCACCGGCAGCGTGGGCCTCGTGCGGCTGCGCGCCACGCTGATTCGCGGCACCACCGGCGGCGATCGCGTGCTGGGCCAGAAGACCATCACCGTGCGCCGCCCCGCACCGAGCGCCGACGCGCCCGGCGGCGTGAAGGCGCTGGCCGCCGCCAGCGATGCGGCGGTGGCCGAGGTCACGCAGTGGATGGATGCACTGCAACGGCAGCCGCGGCAGTAA
- a CDS encoding MlaD family protein gives MENKAHALAAGAFVLGLLAVLVGLVIWFTRDNTVRNIYELSTRDAVSGLQPQAMVRYRGIAVGKVTSIDFDPKVKGNVRVRITVDERVPLTTSSFATLSYQGVTGLAFIALDDKGESQVALKPNDDEPPRIPLKPSMLAQLQDRGEAIINQVEEVTKRANQLLSDPNQKRAADALENIAAASASANTLLKTLDTTVKTGLNPTLAAMPDTLGTVKKAAGDVSRVANNFNTTVGRLNAPDGPVERLSDGTKALAQAVDSFNAATLPRVNRVADDTSHAVRRLGRAADSINDNPQSLLFGNGGAAAGPGEPGFSAPAARP, from the coding sequence ATGGAAAACAAGGCCCATGCCCTCGCCGCCGGCGCCTTCGTGCTCGGCCTCCTGGCCGTGCTCGTCGGGCTGGTGATCTGGTTCACGCGCGACAACACCGTGCGCAACATCTACGAGCTCTCCACCCGCGACGCGGTCAGTGGCCTGCAACCGCAGGCGATGGTGCGCTACCGCGGCATCGCGGTCGGCAAGGTGACGTCGATCGACTTCGACCCCAAGGTGAAGGGCAACGTGCGGGTGCGCATCACGGTCGACGAGCGCGTGCCGCTCACCACCTCCAGCTTTGCCACGCTGAGCTACCAGGGCGTGACGGGCCTGGCCTTCATCGCGCTGGACGACAAGGGCGAATCGCAGGTCGCGCTCAAGCCCAACGACGACGAGCCGCCGCGCATTCCGCTCAAGCCCTCGATGCTCGCGCAGCTGCAGGACCGCGGCGAGGCCATCATCAACCAGGTCGAGGAAGTGACCAAGCGCGCCAACCAGTTGCTGAGCGATCCGAACCAGAAGCGCGCGGCCGATGCGCTGGAGAACATCGCCGCCGCCTCGGCCAGCGCCAACACGCTGCTCAAGACGCTCGACACCACGGTGAAGACCGGCCTGAACCCGACGCTGGCCGCGATGCCCGACACGCTCGGCACGGTGAAGAAGGCGGCCGGCGACGTCTCGCGCGTGGCCAACAACTTCAACACCACCGTGGGCCGGCTCAATGCGCCCGACGGCCCGGTCGAGCGCCTGAGCGACGGCACCAAGGCGCTCGCGCAGGCGGTCGATTCGTTCAACGCGGCGACGCTGCCGCGCGTGAACCGCGTGGCCGACGACACCTCGCACGCGGTGCGCCGGCTGGGCCGCGCGGCGGACAGCATCAACGACAACCCGCAATCGCTGCTGTTCGGCAACGGCGGCGCCGCGGCGGGCCCGGGCGAGCCGGGTTTCTCCGCGCCTGCCGCGCGTCCTTGA
- a CDS encoding ATP-binding cassette domain-containing protein produces MNAATNTRDDPTVVDIRKLWTVFKNAEGEQVVHRNLDMHIDRGEVFSLVGGSGTGKTVLLRQILGLEKPTQGVVEVLGQEPGELSASGAANVGMLFQHGALFSAFSVLENIAFPLRELKLLPDDLIRHAALVKLQMVGLEPRHANMSPSDLSGGMIKRVALARALIMDPPLLLLDEPTAGLDPEASDSFCNLLRGLHRELGLTVVMVTHDLDTLFDLSTRIAVLADQKVIVSGTAREVIAYPHPFIHEYFLGGRGQRALEALHDKPATEQPAPRPEAAPR; encoded by the coding sequence ATGAACGCAGCAACGAACACCCGCGACGACCCCACCGTGGTCGACATCCGCAAGCTCTGGACGGTGTTCAAGAACGCCGAAGGCGAGCAGGTGGTGCACCGCAACCTCGACATGCACATCGACCGCGGCGAGGTGTTCTCGCTGGTCGGCGGCTCGGGCACCGGCAAGACGGTGCTGCTGCGCCAGATCCTCGGGCTGGAAAAGCCGACGCAAGGCGTGGTCGAGGTGCTGGGCCAGGAGCCGGGCGAACTCAGCGCCTCGGGCGCGGCCAACGTGGGCATGCTGTTCCAGCACGGTGCATTGTTCTCTGCCTTCAGCGTGCTGGAGAACATCGCCTTTCCGCTGCGCGAGCTGAAGCTCCTGCCCGACGACCTGATCCGCCACGCGGCGCTGGTGAAGCTGCAGATGGTGGGCCTGGAGCCGCGGCACGCCAACATGAGTCCATCGGACCTGTCGGGCGGCATGATCAAGCGCGTGGCGCTGGCGCGCGCGCTCATCATGGACCCGCCGCTGCTGCTGCTCGACGAGCCCACCGCGGGCCTGGACCCCGAGGCCTCCGACAGCTTCTGCAATTTGCTGCGCGGCTTGCACCGCGAGCTGGGCCTGACGGTGGTGATGGTCACGCACGACCTGGACACGCTGTTCGACCTGAGCACCCGCATCGCGGTGCTGGCCGACCAGAAGGTCATCGTGAGCGGCACGGCGCGCGAGGTCATCGCCTACCCGCATCCGTTCATCCACGAATACTTTCTAGGGGGGCGCGGCCAGCGCGCCCTGGAGGCGCTGCATGACAAGCCAGCCACAGAACAACCTGCGCCGCGGCCCGAAGCCGCACCGCGCTGA